From a region of the Castanea sativa cultivar Marrone di Chiusa Pesio chromosome 10, ASM4071231v1 genome:
- the LOC142612410 gene encoding uncharacterized protein LOC142612410 has translation MALIVRAQNVPKVSGRIMIVFMVSGRRGPMLLPLSGCLVGSGRSWTPPPPGVFKINVDGASSDLEGISNIGVIIRDCKGGTIVALYKPLQTHYSADLVEVLAMEQGVLLAQELQLPHVIFESDAIIVINSINESAVGTLNGHIIQDIIHAQASFIFCSFKHLNRAFNYAAHELAHFARRNGSTHLWKGVNPSF, from the exons atggcgctaATTGTGCGTGCCCAAAATGTG cctaAGGTTAGTGGAAGGATTATGATTGTTTTCATGGTGAGTGGGAGGAGAGGTCCAATGCTATTACCCTTGAGTgggtgtttagttgggagtgggaggag CTGGACCCCTCCACCTCCTGGTGTTTTCAAGATTAATGTGGATGGGGCTTCATCAGACCTTGAAGGGATCTCCAACATTGGAGTCATCATTAGAGACTGCAAAGGTGGAACAATTGTTGCTCTTTACAAGCCTCTTCAAACTCACTACTCAGCTGACCTGGTGGAAGTCCTTGCTATGGAGCAAGGTGTCTTGCTTGCTCAAGAGCTGCAGCTTCCCCACGTGATCTTTGAAAGTGATGCTATCATAGTGATAAATTCTATCAATGAATCTGCTGTTGGGACCCTAAACGGGCACATTATCCAAGACATTATCCACGCCCAAGCTTCCTTCATTTTCTGCTCCTTCAAGCATCTCAATCGGGCCTTCAATTATGCAGCCCATGAACTTGCTCATTTTGCCCGTAGGAATGGCTCTACTCATTTGTGGAAAGGGGTTAACCCCTCTTTTTAG